A genomic window from Pelagicoccus albus includes:
- the pflA gene encoding pyruvate formate-lyase-activating protein produces the protein MTAFLAEPTIEEVSTEVMLESIGHIHSVETCGTVDGPGLRYVLFLSGCPLRCQYCHNPDAQGRPAGSEKTAGEVLADVVKYKNFIKRGGLTISGGEPLMQPEFVHALFRGAKEQGLHTTLDTSGFLGHRASDRLLDNVDLVLLDIKSFDPTTYKKVTGVTLSPTLEFAKRLDAKGIDVWIRFVLVPGLTDAEENIDGLAEFVSELGNVAKVEILPFHKMGESKYKQMDLPYHLADTSEPEPEEVERARSIFARHGVKAI, from the coding sequence ATGACAGCTTTCCTAGCTGAACCGACAATTGAGGAAGTGTCTACAGAGGTTATGCTCGAATCAATCGGGCATATCCATTCTGTGGAGACCTGTGGTACGGTCGATGGTCCAGGCCTTCGTTACGTACTCTTCCTCTCCGGCTGCCCACTGAGATGCCAATACTGCCACAATCCCGATGCCCAAGGAAGACCTGCGGGTAGCGAGAAGACGGCAGGTGAGGTTCTTGCCGATGTGGTGAAGTACAAGAACTTCATCAAACGCGGAGGGCTTACTATCAGTGGTGGCGAGCCGCTTATGCAGCCTGAGTTTGTGCATGCTTTATTCCGTGGAGCAAAAGAACAGGGTCTGCACACGACATTGGATACTTCTGGCTTCTTGGGGCATCGCGCCAGCGATCGCTTGCTGGATAACGTGGATCTTGTCTTGCTCGATATCAAGAGCTTCGATCCCACCACTTACAAGAAAGTGACCGGAGTGACCTTGAGTCCGACTCTAGAGTTCGCGAAGCGGTTGGACGCAAAGGGTATCGATGTTTGGATACGTTTCGTCCTTGTTCCGGGTTTGACCGACGCAGAAGAGAATATCGACGGATTGGCCGAGTTCGTATCCGAGCTCGGCAATGTCGCAAAAGTCGAGATCCTGCCTTTCCACAAGATGGGAGAAAGCAAGTACAAGCAAATGGATTTGCCTTATCATTTGGCAGATACATCTGAGCCCGAACCTGAAGAGGTCGAAAGGGCACGCTCAATCTTCGCGCGTCACGGCGTGAAGGCTATTTAG
- the pflB gene encoding formate C-acetyltransferase: MEKREPSTENADASSLHPWRGFQPGDWQAEIDVRGFIQSNYKPYLEDYSFLTGPSSRTEQLWNELKVLLEQERAAGGVLDADTKVVGTVASHGAGYINKDLEQVVGVQTDKPLKRAMLPYGGYRIAQKALQAHGRDMDPETLDIFKKHRKTHNDGVFACYTEDIRKARSAGIVTGLPDGYGRGRIIGDYRRVALYGVDRLIADKMMAFKAMESEDFSEEWVRDREEIQDQIQALKDLKTMAEAYGFDISKPAQNAREAVQWTYFGYLGAVKDQNGAAMSFGRTATFFDIYFERDFEEGVLNEEEAQEIMDHLVMKMRIVRFIRTTDYDELFSGDPTWVTESIGGMGEDGRTLVTKSSFRVLQTLYNLGPAPEPNLTVLWSENLPQGFKDYCSKVSIETSSIQYENDDLMRPYWGDDYGIACCVSAMRIGKQMQFFGARANLAKAILYAINGGVDEKSGKQVAPASEAFTGDYLEYDDLVERFDKMMDWLAATYVKALNIIHYMHDKYSAENIMMALHDRVVLRTMACGIAGLSVAADSFSAVKFAKVKVIRNEQGLAVDYEIEGDFPKYGNNDDAVDSIANKLVETFMDKVREQPTYRNSLPTQSVLTITSNVVYGKKTGNTPDGRKAGEPFAPGANPMHGRDTKGAVASMASVAKLPYEHSQDGISYTFSVVPKALGKTQSEQVSNLSNLLDGYFSEEGHHINVNVFERETLMDAMDHPEKYPQLTVRVSGYAVNFIKLTREQQLDVINRTFHNIL, from the coding sequence ATTGAAAAACGTGAACCTAGTACCGAAAACGCTGACGCATCCAGCCTCCATCCTTGGAGAGGATTCCAGCCAGGCGATTGGCAAGCCGAGATCGATGTTCGTGGATTTATCCAGAGCAACTACAAGCCATACCTCGAGGATTACTCGTTTCTGACGGGTCCAAGTTCTCGTACAGAACAGCTTTGGAATGAGCTGAAGGTTCTTCTCGAGCAAGAGCGTGCCGCAGGTGGAGTACTCGACGCTGATACCAAGGTGGTTGGAACAGTCGCTTCTCACGGAGCCGGCTACATCAATAAGGACTTGGAGCAAGTCGTTGGTGTGCAGACTGATAAGCCACTCAAGCGTGCTATGCTTCCTTATGGAGGTTACCGCATCGCCCAAAAGGCTCTGCAAGCTCACGGCCGGGATATGGATCCCGAGACTCTAGATATTTTCAAGAAGCACCGCAAAACGCACAACGACGGTGTGTTTGCCTGCTACACCGAAGATATCCGCAAAGCGCGCAGCGCGGGTATCGTAACTGGCCTCCCTGACGGATACGGTCGTGGCCGTATCATCGGCGACTACCGTCGCGTCGCGCTCTACGGAGTGGATCGTCTCATCGCCGACAAGATGATGGCATTCAAGGCTATGGAGAGCGAGGACTTCAGCGAAGAGTGGGTACGCGATCGCGAAGAGATCCAAGACCAGATCCAAGCTTTGAAGGATCTGAAGACTATGGCAGAAGCTTACGGCTTCGATATCTCCAAGCCTGCCCAAAACGCTAGAGAAGCGGTTCAGTGGACTTACTTCGGATACCTAGGCGCAGTTAAGGACCAAAACGGCGCTGCCATGTCTTTTGGACGTACCGCGACTTTCTTCGATATCTACTTCGAGCGTGACTTCGAAGAGGGTGTTCTTAACGAAGAAGAAGCTCAAGAGATCATGGACCATTTGGTCATGAAGATGCGTATTGTCCGTTTCATTCGCACCACAGACTACGATGAGCTCTTCTCAGGCGACCCAACATGGGTAACCGAAAGCATCGGTGGTATGGGTGAAGACGGTCGCACCTTGGTAACCAAGAGCAGCTTCCGTGTCCTGCAAACCCTTTACAACCTCGGCCCAGCTCCTGAGCCAAACTTGACCGTACTTTGGTCTGAAAACCTTCCTCAAGGTTTCAAGGATTACTGCTCCAAGGTTTCGATCGAAACAAGCTCCATCCAGTACGAGAACGACGATCTTATGCGTCCGTATTGGGGTGACGACTACGGAATCGCATGTTGTGTATCCGCGATGCGTATCGGCAAGCAAATGCAGTTCTTTGGAGCTCGCGCCAACTTGGCGAAGGCAATCCTCTACGCAATCAATGGCGGTGTAGACGAAAAGAGCGGAAAGCAGGTTGCCCCGGCGAGCGAAGCATTCACTGGTGATTACCTCGAATACGACGATCTGGTCGAGCGTTTCGACAAGATGATGGACTGGTTGGCTGCGACCTATGTCAAAGCTCTGAATATCATCCACTACATGCACGACAAGTACTCTGCTGAGAACATCATGATGGCTCTGCACGATCGTGTTGTTTTACGGACGATGGCTTGCGGCATCGCTGGTCTCTCTGTGGCGGCCGACTCGTTCTCTGCTGTGAAGTTTGCCAAGGTTAAGGTTATCCGCAATGAACAAGGTTTGGCGGTCGACTACGAAATCGAAGGCGATTTTCCAAAGTACGGAAACAACGATGACGCCGTTGATTCGATCGCTAACAAATTGGTTGAGACTTTCATGGACAAGGTCCGCGAACAGCCTACCTATCGTAACTCCCTGCCGACCCAGTCTGTTTTGACGATCACTTCTAATGTCGTATACGGAAAGAAGACTGGAAATACTCCAGATGGTCGTAAGGCGGGTGAGCCATTCGCTCCAGGAGCGAACCCAATGCACGGTCGTGACACCAAGGGAGCGGTTGCTTCCATGGCTTCAGTGGCTAAGCTTCCATACGAGCATTCGCAAGACGGTATCTCTTATACCTTCTCGGTGGTGCCCAAGGCCCTTGGGAAGACGCAGTCCGAGCAGGTTTCCAATCTAAGTAACCTACTTGATGGATACTTCTCCGAAGAAGGTCACCACATCAATGTGAATGTCTTCGAAAGGGAAACACTGATGGATGCCATGGACCACCCAGAGAAGTACCCACAGCTTACTGTTCGTGTTTCTGGATACGCGGTTAACTTTATCAAGCTTACCCGCGAGCAGCAGCTAGACGTGATCAATCGGACGTTCCACAACATCCTTTGA
- a CDS encoding DUF3817 domain-containing protein has product MNMNSCLIWFRRIAFWEGVSTVVLFGIAMPLKYGAGMPEPVTYVGWAHGLLFMLYAGLLALNWFKLRWKPSRVAIYFLASLVPLAPFWVERSLKDKNAPV; this is encoded by the coding sequence ATGAATATGAATTCCTGCCTTATTTGGTTTCGCCGAATCGCCTTTTGGGAGGGTGTTTCGACCGTGGTGTTGTTTGGTATCGCAATGCCTCTCAAGTATGGAGCTGGGATGCCGGAGCCGGTAACCTATGTGGGTTGGGCCCACGGACTTCTGTTTATGCTCTATGCGGGGTTGCTCGCCTTGAACTGGTTTAAGCTCCGCTGGAAACCCTCCCGAGTAGCCATATACTTTTTGGCATCTCTTGTTCCTCTAGCTCCTTTTTGGGTGGAACGATCGCTGAAGGACAAAAACGCCCCTGTTTAG
- a CDS encoding methyl-accepting chemotaxis protein produces the protein MFQIPPHQKVLIGFSVVMSSAGVLALSSILLIWQFGQDAQSWLSEPPEDGVVQSHVFSSIRQVLIIGAIGTVVSLAAMIWVRQIFTRTLSGIVSKLQVSSEKVMSDAQHVAEVSSNLESGSSSQSSSLRQTLESLEVMAGAVRDNANHADRANDLSGKAREAAEIGARDMESMIESILAIQSSSDEVAEIIKTIDEIAFQTNILALNAAVEAARAGEFGSGFAVVADEVRSLAQRSSSAASETTRKIENAITRTGQGVELVKKVRGSLNSIVEINREVDLLAAKVAGASCEQDAGIGRLREAISQIDGVTQMNAQASGRSARATQGLRTEADSVLSAVADLQRLMGKELEIQANRT, from the coding sequence ATGTTTCAAATACCCCCTCACCAGAAAGTCCTAATCGGTTTTTCAGTCGTCATGTCATCGGCTGGCGTTTTGGCCTTAAGTTCGATTTTGCTCATCTGGCAGTTCGGTCAGGATGCTCAGTCTTGGTTGTCTGAACCACCCGAAGATGGGGTCGTTCAGTCCCACGTATTTAGTTCTATTCGGCAGGTTTTGATCATTGGAGCTATCGGTACTGTGGTTTCCTTAGCGGCCATGATCTGGGTAAGGCAGATCTTTACTCGTACACTTTCTGGCATCGTTTCCAAACTACAGGTAAGTTCCGAAAAAGTGATGTCCGATGCCCAACATGTGGCGGAAGTCAGTTCGAATCTAGAAAGTGGATCTAGCAGTCAGTCTAGCAGTTTGAGGCAGACTTTGGAGTCTTTGGAGGTGATGGCGGGCGCAGTTCGAGATAACGCGAACCATGCGGATCGAGCCAACGATTTGAGCGGTAAAGCTCGGGAAGCCGCGGAGATTGGGGCTCGAGATATGGAAAGCATGATCGAGTCGATTCTCGCGATTCAGTCTAGCAGCGATGAAGTCGCGGAGATCATCAAGACGATCGACGAAATTGCATTTCAGACTAATATCCTAGCACTAAACGCTGCGGTCGAAGCGGCCAGAGCAGGGGAGTTTGGTTCGGGATTCGCTGTTGTAGCAGATGAAGTTAGGTCTTTGGCCCAACGCAGCAGTTCGGCGGCGAGCGAGACCACGCGAAAAATTGAAAACGCTATTACTAGAACAGGCCAAGGGGTTGAGCTCGTGAAAAAGGTGCGCGGCAGTCTCAATTCTATAGTAGAGATAAACCGAGAAGTAGACCTGCTGGCGGCAAAGGTGGCGGGAGCTAGTTGCGAACAGGATGCTGGAATCGGCAGGCTAAGGGAAGCGATCAGTCAGATCGATGGCGTCACGCAGATGAATGCTCAAGCGTCTGGAAGAAGCGCTCGGGCTACTCAGGGATTGCGAACAGAGGCGGATAGCGTGCTTTCGGCAGTGGCTGATTTGCAACGTCTGATGGGCAAAGAGTTGGAAATCCAGGCGAATCGGACTTAG
- a CDS encoding rhodanese-like domain-containing protein, with the protein MNNYVFFGLLILAAVIFYVLKQRGQMNSEEAKAALEKGAVIIDVRTQQEYMSGSVPGALNFPLNEVVARVSKRFPDKKTVLLCHCASGMRSASAVSQLKQAGYANAHNIGSYQKALSLRN; encoded by the coding sequence ATGAATAACTACGTGTTCTTTGGGCTGCTTATACTCGCGGCTGTCATTTTCTACGTTCTCAAGCAAAGAGGGCAGATGAATTCAGAAGAGGCTAAGGCCGCTTTGGAAAAGGGGGCCGTGATCATCGATGTTCGCACTCAGCAGGAGTATATGTCCGGCTCGGTCCCCGGGGCCTTGAATTTCCCCCTCAACGAAGTTGTGGCTCGAGTCTCAAAGCGTTTTCCCGATAAGAAGACAGTGTTGCTTTGCCATTGCGCCAGCGGCATGCGGTCAGCCTCTGCGGTTAGCCAGCTTAAGCAGGCAGGCTATGCGAATGCCCACAATATTGGTTCCTACCAGAAGGCGCTAAGTTTGCGGAACTAG
- a CDS encoding cupin domain-containing protein, producing the protein MDSSNKVIVEKSTSFPLEVVAAGEGTSRSVLIGPTDAPNFALRKFVMEPGGGMPAHTNTVEHEQYILKGGAEVGIGEKVFSVREGDVVFIPAGVPHWYKADAQTGFEFLCIVPNKDDRIELVDTGC; encoded by the coding sequence ATGGACAGTTCCAATAAGGTTATCGTCGAGAAATCCACTTCGTTTCCGCTCGAGGTTGTCGCGGCAGGCGAAGGAACCAGTCGCTCCGTTTTGATCGGTCCGACCGATGCTCCGAATTTCGCTCTGCGTAAATTCGTGATGGAGCCCGGGGGCGGAATGCCGGCTCACACGAACACGGTTGAACACGAGCAATACATTCTCAAGGGCGGAGCTGAGGTGGGTATTGGCGAGAAGGTATTCTCAGTCCGTGAAGGGGACGTGGTATTCATCCCGGCGGGAGTGCCTCACTGGTACAAGGCGGATGCTCAGACCGGGTTTGAGTTCCTCTGCATCGTTCCCAACAAAGATGACCGCATTGAGTTGGTCGACACGGGTTGTTAG
- a CDS encoding methyl-accepting chemotaxis protein produces MNSDTHFEVDFDRRTHKLALGILLLHVPVLAGVSLYFEMGLLVAVGLGLLIAAGPIAIFLAAPRSLLVPIAIGIAATSMSALLIHLSRGMIEMHFHIFAALAALIGLGSRSSILAGATTTAVHHVLFFFLLPASIFNYDAGFGIVVVHATFVIVTGVPAFYIAARYRNFVRAQGIIAEQLQDIASSVSGQTQQLSTSARDLADGASRQAASVEETSASLEELAAATKANAGNAQEAKQHASEARGIAEKGAKEVEVMSEAMEDIRNSSDSIANILKTIDEIAFQTNILALNAAVEAARAGEAGAGFAVVADEVRSLAQRSARAAHETAQQVQDAISRSRRGSEISASVSKQLNDIFTITKDVDRLVADIAESSSQQSTGIHQISQAVVEIDKVTQFAASNAERTESDSNELSSLADRLLGALDQIEAILGQGSFKKVNRSSGSTASVASVSPAPEKDEFESNREKENQDDLVLWN; encoded by the coding sequence ATGAATTCTGATACACATTTCGAAGTCGATTTCGACCGCCGCACTCACAAGCTGGCTTTGGGGATCCTTCTGCTTCACGTGCCAGTATTGGCGGGAGTAAGCCTCTATTTTGAGATGGGGCTTCTGGTGGCTGTTGGTCTGGGTCTGCTAATCGCGGCCGGTCCTATTGCTATTTTTCTCGCTGCTCCGCGATCTTTGCTTGTCCCGATTGCCATCGGTATCGCCGCTACTTCCATGTCGGCCCTGCTTATTCATTTGAGTCGGGGAATGATCGAGATGCACTTCCACATTTTCGCCGCGCTAGCCGCCTTGATTGGCTTGGGTTCTCGATCCTCAATTTTGGCTGGGGCGACGACTACCGCAGTCCACCACGTCCTCTTTTTCTTTCTGCTTCCAGCCAGCATCTTCAATTACGATGCGGGCTTCGGAATTGTAGTGGTTCACGCAACCTTCGTGATCGTGACTGGTGTTCCAGCTTTTTATATCGCCGCCCGCTACCGCAATTTTGTAAGGGCTCAGGGTATCATTGCTGAGCAACTCCAGGATATTGCTAGCTCCGTTAGTGGTCAGACTCAGCAACTGAGCACGTCTGCGAGGGATTTGGCAGATGGCGCCAGCCGTCAGGCTGCTTCCGTCGAGGAGACGAGCGCTTCTCTTGAGGAATTAGCTGCTGCGACGAAAGCTAACGCCGGAAATGCGCAAGAAGCGAAGCAACACGCCAGTGAAGCACGAGGAATTGCAGAGAAAGGGGCTAAGGAAGTTGAGGTCATGAGCGAAGCCATGGAGGACATCCGCAACTCCAGCGACAGTATCGCTAATATTCTAAAGACAATCGACGAGATTGCATTCCAGACAAATATACTGGCCTTGAATGCGGCAGTCGAAGCGGCTCGCGCTGGAGAGGCTGGAGCAGGTTTCGCGGTAGTTGCGGACGAGGTTCGCAGCTTAGCTCAGCGTAGCGCTCGCGCCGCTCATGAAACGGCTCAACAGGTGCAAGATGCCATTAGCAGAAGCCGCCGCGGCAGCGAGATCAGCGCGAGCGTGTCCAAGCAGCTCAATGATATCTTCACTATCACAAAGGATGTTGACCGCTTGGTTGCAGACATCGCGGAATCCTCCTCTCAACAGAGCACTGGAATTCATCAGATTTCTCAGGCGGTTGTAGAAATCGACAAGGTGACTCAGTTCGCGGCTTCCAACGCAGAGCGTACGGAATCGGACTCTAACGAATTGAGTTCCCTCGCGGATCGATTGCTTGGCGCCTTGGATCAGATCGAGGCGATTTTGGGTCAAGGTTCTTTCAAGAAGGTGAATCGCTCCTCGGGTTCGACTGCTTCGGTCGCTAGTGTAAGCCCAGCTCCGGAGAAGGACGAATTCGAGTCGAATCGCGAAAAGGAAAACCAAGACGACTTGGTGCTTTGGAACTAG